A portion of the Tenacibaculum todarodis genome contains these proteins:
- the trxA gene encoding thioredoxin: MTENLTKATFLEKVFNYEENKTWKFEGDKPVLIDFYADWCGPCKALAPVLEVLSEEYGDKIHIYKIDTEAEQELAAAFGIRSIPSMLFCPMEGEPQMANGALPKPELERIIADVLKVTK, from the coding sequence ATGACAGAAAATTTAACAAAAGCTACTTTTTTAGAAAAAGTATTTAATTACGAAGAAAATAAAACATGGAAATTTGAAGGAGACAAACCAGTCTTAATCGATTTTTATGCAGATTGGTGTGGACCATGTAAAGCATTAGCGCCAGTTTTAGAAGTGCTTTCTGAAGAATACGGAGATAAAATACACATTTATAAAATAGATACTGAAGCAGAACAAGAATTGGCTGCTGCATTTGGAATTAGAAGTATTCCATCAATGTTATTTTGCCCAATGGAAGGTGAACCTCAAATGGCAAATGGTGCGTTACCAAAACCAGAATTGGAGCGAATTATTGCCGATGTTTTAAAAGTGACAAAATAA
- a CDS encoding prolyl oligopeptidase family serine peptidase has translation MKKLIIPILCASAIFISCKEEIKQRNIEVNYPETAKKAVVDTLFGTAVTDNYRWLEDDRSKETEEWVKAENEVTFDYLSKIPYREQLKNRLSELWNYEKVGTPFKEGGYTYFYKNDGLQNQYVVYRQKDGGEPEVFLDPNKFSEDGTTSLSSLSFSKDGKTAAYAISEGGSDWRKIIVLDAESKTIKEDTLVDVKFSGISWYKNEGFYYSSYDKPKGSELSAKTDQHKLYYHKLGTLQKNDPVIFGAIPSEKHRYVGGGVSEDNNFLIITASVSTSGNKLFFKDLRKPNSPLVTVLDHTNSDTYPIDIIGNKVYLVTNLDAPNKKVVTVDITNPTPENWKDFIPETENVLSLNSGAGYFFAEYMVNAVSKVLQYDYDGKLVREVKLPGVGSSGGFGGKKEAKELYFSFTNYNTPNSSYKFNPKDGTYESYWKPSIDFNSDDYESNQVFYTSKDGTKVPMIITHKKGIELNGKNPTILYGYGGFNVSLTPSFSIANSVWMEQGGVYAVPNLRGGGEYGKKWHDAGTQMKKQNVFDDFIAAAEYLIAENYTSSDYLAVRGGSNGGLLVGATMTQRPDLMKVALPAVGVLDMLRYHTFTAGAGWAYDYGTAEQSKEMFEYLKGYSPVHNVKEGVSYPATMVTTGDHDDRVVPAHSFKFAAELQDKQTGDNPTLIRIETNAGHGAGTPVAKTIEQYSDIFGFTLFNMGFDQLPNPPKAKIKS, from the coding sequence ATGAAGAAATTAATCATTCCAATCTTATGTGCAAGTGCAATTTTTATCTCTTGTAAAGAAGAAATTAAACAAAGAAATATAGAAGTGAATTACCCAGAAACTGCCAAAAAAGCTGTTGTAGATACATTATTCGGAACAGCGGTTACAGACAATTACCGTTGGTTAGAAGACGATAGAAGTAAAGAAACAGAAGAATGGGTAAAAGCTGAGAACGAAGTTACTTTCGATTATTTAAGCAAGATTCCATACAGAGAACAACTTAAAAACCGTTTGTCTGAATTATGGAATTACGAAAAAGTTGGAACGCCATTTAAAGAAGGAGGTTACACCTACTTTTATAAAAATGATGGTTTACAAAATCAATATGTAGTTTACAGACAAAAAGATGGTGGAGAACCAGAAGTGTTTTTAGATCCAAACAAATTTTCTGAAGACGGAACAACTTCTTTAAGTTCGTTAAGTTTTTCTAAAGACGGAAAAACCGCTGCGTATGCAATTTCTGAAGGTGGTTCTGATTGGCGTAAAATTATAGTTTTAGATGCTGAATCTAAAACCATAAAAGAAGATACGTTAGTTGATGTTAAATTCTCAGGAATTTCTTGGTACAAAAACGAAGGTTTTTATTACTCAAGTTACGACAAACCTAAAGGAAGCGAGTTATCTGCAAAAACAGATCAACACAAATTATACTATCATAAATTAGGGACATTACAAAAAAACGATCCTGTTATTTTTGGAGCTATTCCATCAGAAAAACATAGATATGTTGGTGGTGGCGTTTCAGAAGACAATAACTTTCTTATTATTACAGCAAGTGTTTCAACTTCAGGAAATAAGTTATTCTTTAAAGATCTTAGAAAACCAAATAGCCCGTTAGTAACTGTTTTAGACCATACTAATAGCGATACATATCCAATTGATATTATTGGTAATAAAGTATATTTAGTAACCAACTTAGATGCTCCTAATAAAAAAGTTGTAACAGTAGATATTACAAATCCAACTCCAGAAAATTGGAAAGATTTTATTCCTGAAACAGAAAATGTTTTAAGTTTAAATTCTGGTGCTGGTTATTTCTTTGCAGAATATATGGTTAATGCAGTTTCTAAAGTGTTACAATATGATTATGACGGGAAATTAGTAAGAGAAGTAAAATTACCTGGAGTTGGTTCTTCTGGTGGTTTTGGAGGAAAAAAAGAAGCAAAAGAATTGTATTTTTCTTTTACAAACTACAATACCCCAAACTCATCTTATAAATTTAATCCAAAAGACGGAACGTATGAATCTTACTGGAAACCTTCAATAGATTTTAATTCTGATGATTATGAAAGCAACCAAGTTTTTTATACATCAAAAGACGGAACAAAAGTTCCAATGATTATTACACATAAAAAAGGAATTGAGTTAAACGGAAAAAACCCAACTATTTTATATGGTTATGGAGGTTTCAATGTTAGCTTAACACCAAGTTTTAGCATTGCAAATTCAGTTTGGATGGAACAAGGCGGAGTTTACGCTGTACCAAACTTACGTGGTGGTGGAGAATATGGTAAAAAATGGCACGATGCAGGTACACAAATGAAGAAACAAAATGTTTTTGATGATTTTATTGCTGCTGCAGAATATTTAATTGCTGAAAACTATACTTCATCAGATTATTTAGCTGTTCGTGGAGGTTCTAACGGAGGTTTATTAGTTGGAGCAACAATGACACAAAGGCCAGACTTAATGAAAGTTGCTTTACCAGCCGTTGGAGTTTTAGATATGTTACGTTACCACACATTTACTGCAGGAGCAGGTTGGGCGTACGATTACGGAACAGCAGAACAAAGCAAAGAAATGTTTGAATATTTAAAAGGATATTCGCCAGTACATAATGTAAAAGAAGGTGTTTCGTATCCTGCAACAATGGTAACAACGGGAGATCATGATGATAGAGTTGTACCAGCGCATAGTTTTAAATTTGCTGCAGAATTGCAAGACAAACAGACAGGAGATAATCCTACATTAATAAGAATTGAAACCAATGCTGGTCATGGAGCTGGAACTCCAGTTGCAAAAACCATTGAGCAGTATTCAGATATA